The Filimonas lacunae genomic sequence TAGTGGTGCCTTCATTAATGGCGGCTATAATTTCCATTTTACCCTGCAGGTATTCTACCCGCTTTTTAATATTGGTAAGTCCTATGCCTTTGGTGCGACCAATCAGGCTCATGTCAAAACCCTTGCCATTGTCTTCCGCGGTGATTAATAAGATGTTTTGGTTTTGTGAGCATTGTATTACAATATGGGTAGCGTGGGCGTGCTTCATTGCATTCGACAGCATTTCCTGCACAATACGGTATATGGTTACCTGTATGCCTTTGGGCAGTTGCGTACTCAGGCCAAAGGGCTGGAAAGAGATGCTGAGTTGATCGCTGGAAAGGGAATCGCATAAGTCGTATAAAGCAGCTGCCAGTCCATAGGAAAGCAAGGCTTCCGGCATCATATTATGTGCAATGCGGCGCAGTTCGGTAGAGGAATGGTCTATCTGTGAAATAATCTTATGCAGCTCGTTGTGGCTGGTGGCTGGCGATCCGGGTAAGGTGCTCAGGTTCAGTTTAATGCCTGCCAGCATGCCTCCTAATCCATCGTGTAAATCACGTGCTATCCGTTCCCGCTCATTCTCTTCGCCCTGTAATAAAGCCTGGCCTATCTGTATCTGTTTTTGTTGTTCGGCATCCCTGAGCTGTTGCAGGTAATTCAGCTCTTTTTGTTTTGCCAGTTTTTTATTGTTGCGATACAGGAGCATCGCAAAGCTGGCAATAGCCAGTAACAGTAAAGAAGCTATACCCAGTAACCAGTTCATTAAACGTTGGTTATGGGCAGATAGGGTGGCTTTGGTTTTGGCGGCATCCAGGGCAGCAATCTTCTTTTCGTCTTCGGCCTTATTGTATTTTATTTCCAGCTCCTGTATGTTCTTTTGCAGTTTGCTTTCGCTAAGGCTGTCGCTTAGTTTGCTGTATTGCTGGCTCCAGTTATAGGCTTCCCGCATATCGCCCAGGCTGGCGTTTACAGCAGCCAGGTGCTGGTATATCATTTTACGGTTATTTACCTCTTTGGTGAGCGTGCCTTCCTGCATCAGTTCCATCAGCAGCGCGCGCGCTGGTCCGTATTGCTTGGATTCCAGCAGTATGTTATACTTTCTAAACACCAGCATCTGTAACAGCTGTTGCTGGTTGAGTTGTTTGGCCATGGCAATGCCTTTGTTTAAGCTGGTCATAGCACTGTCAAACTCATTTACAGTGGTGTAGTATAATGCTTCGTTATAATAGTAGTTGGGAAGGTTTACAGATTGCGGATAGGGGGCCAGCAGCTTCCATGCCTTATCCAGACATACCCGGGCTTCCGAAGGCTTTTTGTTATAGATGTTATTGCTGGCAGCGGATAAGTAAGCAAACAATAAGCTGGATGAGCTAGGATGTTTGGTTTCCAGCAGCGTAATGGCTTTGTTGTTGTAGGTTTCTGCTTTATCAAAACGTGCATTGTTCATCAGCAGGGTGGCCAGTTGCGTATAAAAGTGGGCTATCTTTTCATCGTTGCCTGCTTTTTCTGCCAGCGGAATAGCTTTATTTAACCAGGTGTTTACCACAAAATCATCGCCTTTTTCGTTGCGCAGCATAATGCCATAGTTAAACCACGACATGGACTGATACAAGTATGCTTCCCGTGTGGTAAAGGCAGCCAGTGCCTGTTGCGCCTGTAAAAAAGCATCGGCAGCCTTAGCGGTGTTAGAAGCAAAGTACAACTGCCCCAGGTAAAAAGGATACAATGCTTTTACATAAGGGGACGAGCTGCTTAGCGCACGACCTGTTTCCAGAAAAGCAGCGCTTTTAGCTGTGTCTTTACCCCGCCAGTATTCACTGAGTTGAAAGTTAACCCTGGCCCTGGTGCTGTCGTTTACGGCGTGTTGCAGCACGTGGCCCAGGCTGTCGGAGTATGCGTTTTCATTTAGTGGCACGGATTGCTGTGCCTTGCCTGTGGTAGCTGTTGTTGCCAGCAACAGCAGTGATCCAAACAATAGCCTCATATGCACTAAAATAAGCATAAAAAAATAAAGTGGAGGATGGGCTGACTACATCATGTGTGCAGGCATGTTAAAATTTAGTAAGTTTGAAATATGCAGCAAGAAGAAGCAGACAAGAGTAAACAGGATACAAAACAGTTGACAGAACTGGAAGAATTTCTATTGTCAGCACCTACCTTTTCGGAAAAGCAACTTGCTGAAATAGAGAAAACCAGAGTGTACATTAATCAATGGCAAACAAAATAATACTGGTTGATGCTTCCATTATATTGATCAATCCTTCCCTTTGCCACTCTTAATAAAAAGCACTTCGAGCGTATTGAAAGCTTGGTTGTCATTGAGTAGCATTCATTTTATGCTGCCCTTGGTGACATGACTTCCATAATGTGGGAGTGAATCACATTATTACATATGTTAAAAAAATGGCAGGCTTTTTGTCTTCACTGGTAGGCTAAAATGAAATTTCTACCATCAATATGGTAGAAAAAAACGGTAGAATAATGGTATTGTGTAACGGCAGCCATGCCGGTACTTTTGCTAACATATAAGCAACCTGACACCCTGCCGCACGTTTTTGATTTTTAGTAAACCAATAAATATGATGACTATGAAGACTATCAGGGCTTGGGCCGTATTACCTATGCTTGCTATTGCCGTATTATCAGGCTGTTCCAAAAGTAATGATGACGTTGCTACTACAGATGGGGCATGTTTTGCGGATAAACTGGAACTGAGTAACCCCGTGGTAGAAGACTTACCAAGTTCGCATTCTGTAATTATCACTTATGATGTGAAGAATACTTCCAGTGAAGATTTTGATATTCAAAAAGGCCATAGGCCTGTTTATGTAAAGGTTTCTGCTACTACAACCAGTGATAAAGTGTATACAGAAGAAAATTTGCTTACTGTATCAAGTTTAAGCGCGGGTAGCACTACTTCTACTAAACTGCTGGTTGACTATGGAGCTGGCAACGCTTATAAAAGCTATAGCATAGATCAAAAAATTTGTAAATAATAAGGAAAGCAGGAGGCATTATTAGCGTACCAGGAACTGTAACAGTAGTTACAGTTCCTTTGTAGGTTTAATAACCACCGCTATATAATCATGAAACAATGAAACAATAGCAATATGAAACCCGGAATGAAACGTATAAAAAGAGTGATGCTGCCGTTGATGGTAGCATGTTGTATGCTGATGACAGCAGCACAGTTGAAAGCGCAATATGTGCAAAAAGAGAGGGATGATACTATTCGTTTATGGCCTAAAGGTACTTTTGATACCGTTGCTGCCAGGTACGCGCTGCAGGAGGGTAATGGTACTATTAAAGGAGTGGCGTTTACGCGCCCGAACAAAACTATTTATGGCAGAACCGGCAAGCGTATTTATGCCAATAAAATAAAAGTAGTGTTGTTTCCTGTAACGCCTTATTTACTGGAATACCTGGATTTAAGAAAAAAGCAGAATCCGAAGAAATTAAAGTTTGTGTACTTGTCGCCCGATGCCTATCGTTTCAGGCTGGAAGCTGTTACCAATAGCACCGGTGAGTTTACTTTTCCTAAAATGAAGCCGGGTAAATATTATATTCAGGGTGTGCTGGGCTGGTATTCCAGCGGATATTACGACCGGTATACAGGTAGCGGTTATAATGGTTATGGAACTACCAATTATTATTCCCGTGAATTATATACCACCGATCATTCCGATTTACTGGAGAAGTTTGTAGATGTAGATAATGATGGGCAGGTAGTGGAAGTGAAGCTGAAATAAAATAGTTGCTGTATAAACAAAGCCGCTTCAGTGTGAAGCGGCTTTGTTGTGTGCTGATGTAAGCAAGTGTGGCTGGTGCTTATTGGTTTTTAGGATCGCTTACAAAATCAATAAGCCGTTGTGGTATTTTTTGCTGCAAACCTCTTTCATTCATCAGCTTCATATAAATAGCGTATTGGTTGGCTGCTTCTTTCTTCATCCCCTTTTTTACATACACATCGCCCAGGTTAAAATAGGCTACTTCTCTTTTAGGAAATGTCTTTATCACCTTTGTTAAAAACACTTCGGCCGCAGGCAGGTTGTTGGCCTGCTCGAAAAAATAGCCGATCTCATTAGCATCTTTAACGGTTTTAGTGGTAATATCTTCTGTGATAAACTCGTCTGCATCTTCCGCAGAAAACAGGCGGTATAAATAGGGAAAGCTACTTTGAGGAAGTTTGTACAGGCTATCCAGCAGTGCCTTGTATTTATTCGATTTAAAGAAAAGGGATTGTTGAAAAGCCAGGTGAGCCGTATCAGTGTCGCCTATTGTCTCTGCATCATAATTGCTCATGTTTACACCGGAAGAGGGTTTGTATAAAGTATATGTGTTGGCGTCAGGCTCTGTGTCATGTGCGTAGCTGCTGGATAGGGTAACATCTAAAAGTGGCCAGCGGATACTGTTTTTAGTGTATAAAAAACGGTAATACTCTATGCGGTTAAAGGCGTGCGGTCCCCAGGATTGCTGCACTGTAATGGTGTCTTTATGTTCTTTTACTTCACAATAATGCAGGTTGTTACAACCTTCGCAAAACAAGGCGCGTGCATTAGCAAATTGCAGCCTGTATGTACCGGCTGTTTTTGCATAATAGGCAATGCCTTGTCTGATATGTCCATCGTCATAAGCGTCTCCATTAACAAAGTAAGAATGCTTGAAAGAAAGCGTATCGCTTTTTTTGTAAATGATG encodes the following:
- a CDS encoding sensor histidine kinase, giving the protein MRLLFGSLLLLATTATTGKAQQSVPLNENAYSDSLGHVLQHAVNDSTRARVNFQLSEYWRGKDTAKSAAFLETGRALSSSSPYVKALYPFYLGQLYFASNTAKAADAFLQAQQALAAFTTREAYLYQSMSWFNYGIMLRNEKGDDFVVNTWLNKAIPLAEKAGNDEKIAHFYTQLATLLMNNARFDKAETYNNKAITLLETKHPSSSSLLFAYLSAASNNIYNKKPSEARVCLDKAWKLLAPYPQSVNLPNYYYNEALYYTTVNEFDSAMTSLNKGIAMAKQLNQQQLLQMLVFRKYNILLESKQYGPARALLMELMQEGTLTKEVNNRKMIYQHLAAVNASLGDMREAYNWSQQYSKLSDSLSESKLQKNIQELEIKYNKAEDEKKIAALDAAKTKATLSAHNQRLMNWLLGIASLLLLAIASFAMLLYRNNKKLAKQKELNYLQQLRDAEQQKQIQIGQALLQGEENERERIARDLHDGLGGMLAGIKLNLSTLPGSPATSHNELHKIISQIDHSSTELRRIAHNMMPEALLSYGLAAALYDLCDSLSSDQLSISFQPFGLSTQLPKGIQVTIYRIVQEMLSNAMKHAHATHIVIQCSQNQNILLITAEDNGKGFDMSLIGRTKGIGLTNIKKRVEYLQGKMEIIAAINEGTTINIELNVAG
- a CDS encoding peptidase associated/transthyretin-like domain-containing protein; this encodes MKPGMKRIKRVMLPLMVACCMLMTAAQLKAQYVQKERDDTIRLWPKGTFDTVAARYALQEGNGTIKGVAFTRPNKTIYGRTGKRIYANKIKVVLFPVTPYLLEYLDLRKKQNPKKLKFVYLSPDAYRFRLEAVTNSTGEFTFPKMKPGKYYIQGVLGWYSSGYYDRYTGSGYNGYGTTNYYSRELYTTDHSDLLEKFVDVDNDGQVVEVKLK
- a CDS encoding tetratricopeptide repeat protein gives rise to the protein MKPFFLLALTFCIQPVLAQQQSLPLSINLTDEVRMAKVFDTDTTRFVSAAETQNKTGIFIIYKKSDTLSFKHSYFVNGDAYDDGHIRQGIAYYAKTAGTYRLQFANARALFCEGCNNLHYCEVKEHKDTITVQQSWGPHAFNRIEYYRFLYTKNSIRWPLLDVTLSSSYAHDTEPDANTYTLYKPSSGVNMSNYDAETIGDTDTAHLAFQQSLFFKSNKYKALLDSLYKLPQSSFPYLYRLFSAEDADEFITEDITTKTVKDANEIGYFFEQANNLPAAEVFLTKVIKTFPKREVAYFNLGDVYVKKGMKKEAANQYAIYMKLMNERGLQQKIPQRLIDFVSDPKNQ